tcaaactatTCTGTGGATTGGTATGAATTTGTGACAAATTCAATTTATTCAGTCAGTATAGCTTATTTCGGAATATTCATAGCATCTCTTTTATATGGGTCTGTTTGGAGTGACCCCATCTGCATAGTGGTTCAACatttttacaatttggattgattTACAGTGTATGCCAGGTTGGTACAAGGGACAAACAAAATGATGGGCTTCTGATACCTTATAAACAGCGCCAAATCCACCTTCTCCAAGCTTGTTGTCTTCAGAGAAGTTGTCAGTTGCAGTTCTTATTGCAACCAAATCAAATTGCAGTGACTCCTCATTTCCTTCAATCCCATGAACGACATAAACAAtgcaaattttaattatttttgttggtttgCTACACCTTAAGGTAGGAAAAGTTATGCAAATTTTGAAAGGAATGAAACTGTTTGCACTAGTGCAAAGGGTAACCCATGGTGGTTTACCAATCActggtttcttctttttcctccttAGGAAACAAGCAGCCACGGTGGAGATGAGCACGATTGCAACAACTATAGGAACCACAATGATGATAGTAGTTCGAGAGGAGCTTTGGTTTCTTCCTGCAAAAACAAGAAATACAGTAGGTTGTATTTTAAGGGGGAAAGTGGGCTTTCATAGAGTAGGTTGCAGTAATTTCTGGTTGAGCCAGGGCTGTGTCATATAAACCCAAATGGGTCATTTAGGACCCCTTGAATGTGAATTGGAAGTTTGAACTATTTAGATACTGGCACATCTTAGTGGTCTGATCAATCCAGGATGTCGAACATTAGAGTTCAATGCATAACAGGTCCTCAAAACAGAGGACATGGACAGAACACTTGGATTTTTTGTTTGTAAAAATGAGACCCATAGCTTAATCACCAAGATTGTTGGTCTGATTCAATCAATTGTCAGTGGACCATTCTAAAAAATCTCTCAGATTAGAAGATCACACCCACCAATGTTTGCCCATTTTCTATGTTTGTCTTCTGAACTCCTCATCCAGAAAACACCACAATTCAACAAGGTGGCTTTAATTAAGAACAATGGCGAACAGAAATCAACAGAAGAAGACCTGAAAACTTAGGAGAAGCAgccgttgttgttgttgttatcgCTAAGTCGTCATAGAACTTGAACATCTCAAACCTCAAATAGCAACTCGGCCCAATAACTTTCCCTCCTATTTTTCCATTACAGACTACCGGAAGGTGACCAATTGCACCTTTTAAGCACTCATTGCAATCATTTCTTGACAGATCGTTTGTGCATTGAACAACCACATATATCTTTTGGAAGATTGTGAAATTCGTTTCATTTGAAGCATACATCCGTTTGGATGGACCAAAAGCCGCCGTAGAAGCAAGACCATTCAACATCTGGCCCAAAATCAGATTAAACCGATCCATGTCTGATGCATTTAGATAATGGCAATAGGAAAACCATGGGGTATTTTCATATGATGATGAAAATGGTTGGTTGGAGTAGTGCAATAGACACCTTTCATACCATATAATTGCAGTTCTGTTGGGGCACTCTGCAATGATTTCTTCGCTTGCAGTGTTGAGGCAATCACGGCATTTGTCGGGTGTATTGTCGCCTCTGCATTGTGCAAGGCCATAGATTCGGTTTGGGTTGTCGCCGATCGTGTTGTTGGAGTAGCCGGTAAGTAAAGCATTGGTGGATAGAGAAGAGAGGAGGAGATTGAGGTTAGTCCCAAATGTGCTATTAGTGGTGTAATTAGCTGTGTTTGGACAGTCGGTCGAAAGAGGTTGTAGAATGCTAGTAGGGAGGTGGAATATAAAGAGTAGAAGGGGTGAGAGGAAGAGAAATTCAAAGGGTTTTGAGAGGAGAGAAGGCATCATGTGGTTGTTGTAGAATCTAGCTGAGTAATGGGAAGATGACATACTTCTTAATGATGAAGGTTTCTTATGCTAGATGTTGGGCACGCGGGGTCAACCTCACCTGCTACCTGAAGTCACAGGACGCGGTTTGGTTAGTGAGCCGTTTAATTTTTTAAGTCATTTCCAGTGGAAATCCCAGTACTGATCTtgtcgtaccgagtaaactcagttgggccaaccttgaatgtatgtggtctatccacgccgtccatcccttttaccatataatttaaggggttaagcccaaaaattaaagcatatcaaaggatcaagtggatcatactagtgaaaacaatggggataatgatttcctccgttgaaacctttttaggcgccacagtgatgtttatttgtcatccaacctattcataagatcatatggaaatgaaagaaaggaaatcacaaatataaccttgatctaaaacttatatagccccaagaatttttcaacggcagAGGTTCAATTCATCTGTTTaccgtggtatggtccatttgaacattagatatgccttatttttgggctcaagcctaaaattatctattaaaatggatggatggagcagataaaatacataaaatcatggtggacctcacccaGTTGACTCTCCTTACCAGTGGGATGacgaagtgaaaaaaccaaaaacatagCCTGATACCAAACTTTCATGGTGATAAGAATTCTTCAACGGTCCaactgaattcccactgtttcctctcgtgtggcctacttgagtgttagatacacctaatttttgaccgtatgtactaaaatgagctcttaaaacggatggataggatggatttcacataaacatctccGTAGGGCCCACCCAGCATAATTGCGCACGATCTTTCTACGTGAGGCTTTCCATGAAATCCGCCCGTCTAGACCATACCATAGATAGTCAACAGGTCCAATTCAATGCAAATTCATCTCGTGGACCACGTTGTTACGTCACCGTGGAGCCCCGGTCAccggaagctgattggctggtgtaccacataccaGTTATACAGCTGGTGAATTGACGCctgcaagttacgtgggtcccatcatgaggtatgtgttatatccaaaccatccatccatttggcaagctcgtggTAAcgcttgaaactaaaaataaagcagatctaactatcaagtggaccacactacccaaaaagtgagggattgaatgtctaccattgaaacccttttggggctacagaagttttggatcaatatgagatttatttgtcctcttcatccaggtccgtgtgacctcatgaacagattggatggggaaaaaaacgttgtggtgggccctacaaaatttttagcgGTGAAAACCATTATCcgtactgctatttgtggtgtggtacagttgatctttggatataattttatataattctttaaaatgatctaaaaaaatgggcgaaaggtgtggatataataaatacatcccgTGGAGCCATGTAATTtcaatctcctttgaaccgttcttacGACGCGGAGCTGAAGGATTAATATAAAAGTTTCTTTTCGTCTTCATCCATGTAATTTTCAACTGTAGGACCAGTATATGGCccacaacctttttaagcccacttgctttttaccttccaagaataatccccag
This region of Magnolia sinica isolate HGM2019 chromosome 1, MsV1, whole genome shotgun sequence genomic DNA includes:
- the LOC131238118 gene encoding cysteine-rich receptor-like protein kinase 10 isoform X1 — encoded protein: MSSSHYSARFYNNHMMPSLLSKPFEFLFLSPLLLFIFHLPTSILQPLSTDCPNTANYTTNSTFGTNLNLLLSSLSTNALLTGYSNNTIGDNPNRIYGLAQCRGDNTPDKCRDCLNTASEEIIAECPNRTAIIWYERCLLHYSNQPFSSSYENTPWFSYCHYLNASDMDRFNLILGQMLNGLASTAAFGPSKRMYASNETNFTIFQKIYVVVQCTNDLSRNDCNECLKGAIGHLPVVCNGKIGGKVIGPSCYLRFEMFKFYDDLAITTTTTAASPKFSGRNQSSSRTTIIIVVPIVVAIVLISTVAACFLRRKKKKPVIGKPPWVTLCTSANSFIPFKICITFPTLRCSKPTKIIKICIVYVVHGIEGNEESLQFDLVAIRTATDNFSEDNKLGEGGFGAVYKGRLSDGQEVAVKRLSHDSVQGFKEFKSEVALVAKLQHRNLVRVLGCCMEGQEKLLVYEYVPNASLDKFLFDPNKKSNLDWKRRYKIINGVARGLLYLHEDSRLRIIHRDLKASNVLLDLEMNPKISDFGLARIVGVDQTQCSTSQIAGTYGYMAPEYVLGGQFSIKSDVFSFGVLLLEIITGQKNSNFYQSDCAEYLLSYAWKQWKDGAVLELIDPTIRESCSSSEVMRCIHIALLCVQEDVINRPTMSLIVLMLNRFSVSLPAPSQPAFFITSRTAPVMSMTESHRQTCEVNQAPGVALPWSINEVSITELDPR
- the LOC131238118 gene encoding cysteine-rich receptor-like protein kinase 44 isoform X2; amino-acid sequence: MSSSHYSARFYNNHMMPSLLSKPFEFLFLSPLLLFIFHLPTSILQPLSTDCPNTANYTTNSTFGTNLNLLLSSLSTNALLTGYSNNTIGDNPNRIYGLAQCRGDNTPDKCRDCLNTASEEIIAECPNRTAIIWYERCLLHYSNQPFSSSYENTPWFSYCHYLNASDMDRFNLILGQMLNGLASTAAFGPSKRMYASNETNFTIFQKIYVVVQCTNDLSRNDCNECLKGAIGHLPVVCNGKIGGKVIGPSCYLRFEMFKFYDDLAITTTTTAASPKFSGRNQSSSRTTIIIVVPIVVAIVLISTVAACFLRRKKKKPVIGNEESLQFDLVAIRTATDNFSEDNKLGEGGFGAVYKGRLSDGQEVAVKRLSHDSVQGFKEFKSEVALVAKLQHRNLVRVLGCCMEGQEKLLVYEYVPNASLDKFLFDPNKKSNLDWKRRYKIINGVARGLLYLHEDSRLRIIHRDLKASNVLLDLEMNPKISDFGLARIVGVDQTQCSTSQIAGTYGYMAPEYVLGGQFSIKSDVFSFGVLLLEIITGQKNSNFYQSDCAEYLLSYAWKQWKDGAVLELIDPTIRESCSSSEVMRCIHIALLCVQEDVINRPTMSLIVLMLNRFSVSLPAPSQPAFFITSRTAPVMSMTESHRQTCEVNQAPGVALPWSINEVSITELDPR